The genomic region GAAGCCGGCTCAGCAGGCGTCCATGCCTGCTGAGCCGACGCTGAGGCAGGGCGTCGAATAGAAGCGTACCCGGCAAAATGCAGGCACAAATCGTAGAGTATCAAGACGAGCGATCAGGTGCCGGGATGTTATGTGCTATGCAAATAATGATGCATTTGATGTTGCATGCCATGCTCTGTAAATATCATGCAGAATAAAAATTATTTTTCACATATCACCGCATCAAAATATGTAAAATGATATACATTCTTTTTCTCTCCAGTAAGTATATCCCTTATCTTATATATATCCATATCATCATTATGATCTCTGCCATGCTGCCTGTGCCTTTCTGCCACTATCTTTTTGCCTTCCTCATTCAATTCAGTCACTACAAGAATACCGCCTTTTTTCAATACCCGTTCCATTTCATTTAAAGCCCTGGCATAATCGTCAAAGTGGTGGACAGCGTTGTAGCATGTTACCAGATCAAATGTCTCATTTAAGAACGGAAGGTTCTGAGCATCAGCATTGATAAATAGCACTTTCTCTATGCCCATGTCCTCAAAATCCTGCCTGGTCTCTTGAAGCCTCTCTTCGTTATATTCTACTGTAACAACATGGTATCCTCTTTTTGCAAGGTTTTCTGCCATTACGCCTTTACCTGTGCCCACATCAAGCATAAGACCATCTGTCTTTGGGAGTTTATCAATCAAATAGGGAATATCTATCTCTATATTCATAAATACCACCTCTATGCTGATTATAACATAAAAAGAAAAAAATCAATAAAATTTATTGACTTTCCCTGACTTTTATTTTATAATAAAAACGAAAAAAGAAGTAAATAATAATGAGAAAGGAGGTTTTTATTATGAGGAGAAGAGACATGTTCCCTGATAGGAGGAACAATTTGCCTGCTTTCTTTGACGACTTCTTTAGTTTTCCATACTTTGATGACTTCTTTGACTATATGAGAGGTACAATCAAAGGTGCCAGACTCGATGTCAAAGAGACTGAAAACGAATACGTGGTTGAGGTAGATGTACCCGGCTACAATAAAGAGAATATCAACATTGAGATACAGGACGATTATCTGGTAGTGTCAGGAAAGCAGGAGGATATTGTGGATGAAAACAACGGCGAATATATAAGAAAGGAACGCCGTATGGGTTCATTTACCCGGACAGTACCTATACCCGACAATGTAAAGCTGGATGAGATTACTGCAAAATACAACAACGGCGTATTAAGTATCACATTGCCGAAGGAAAAGCCTACGCCACCAAAAGGAAAAAGGATAAACATAGAATAAGGGCAGGAGCTACCTGTCCTTATTTTTTATTATCTTGATGAGTTCATTTATCTCTGATATTATGTAGTCAGGATTTAGACTTTGCAGCTTTTCCTTATCAAAGAGTGACCAATTGACCACACAGGCTTTAACACCCGCCTCTTTAGCCGCAATTATATCATGGGGACTATCACCCACCATAAGGGTATGTTCGGCTTTTACATCCAGCAAACCCATAGCTTTAATAATTGGTTCTGGATGGGGTTTATTGTTTTTAGTGTCGTCCAATCCAATTACTAAATCTATATAATCATTAAGTCCAAAACGGTCTACACCATACTCCACACCACTTTTTGTCCTTGAAGAAACTATGGCTGTTTTAACCTCAAGCTGCTTTAACTTTTTTATAGTTTCAACCACGCCTGGAAACGGCCTTATAAGCGTATCCTGATATCTCGAGAAATATTCCCTATAATAATGTGTCATTTCCTCAACTTTATCCTTATTATAAAAAGACATCATCTCCGAAAGCGGTTTGCCAAAGACATCTATAAACTCGTCTCTTGTAACATTATGTCCGGTAAATTTCTTTACGGTTTCTCCATAACTTTTCTCTACTATCTCAGCAGTATCGGCAATAGTACCATCATAATCAAAAAGTACACATCTTATCATTTATTCATCTCCCGTCTAAGCTAAAAAAATTAATAAAGCCTCCGGCCGCAGTTTGGACAATAATTGAAGGCAGGATTTACATAGCTGCCACAATTTGGACATACATTTTCCTGTCTGCCTATCCTGTGAAGTCTGGTGGTATCCAGAACCACGCTGGCTCTAATTTCTTTTGCATAGTCTTCATCCACGGCATAGAGACTGTTGCAGCACCTGAATCTCACAAAGTATCTTCTGTTCCATGAAAAGAGCGGTATAAAGAAGAAGTGAAAATAGGTATAATACTCAATCAGTTCAGCTCTGCTTAACCTGCCACACTCAGGGCATATCACACTATCAAATTCTCTTATCAGTTTCTCCTTATCCTGTATTCCAAATATACCTACGAAGAACATAGCTACCTCCATATAACTATTAATTTCTCTACATAATTATATATCATTTTTTTATCTTCTGTGTAGTACCAGAAATATTTATAAAAAAAGAACCCGGCATTTCACCGGGGTATAGTCTATACTTTATATATGCCTCTTGAGATATAATGGGTATGAAGCAGTTGATGTGATTTTTCACTGAGGGGCTTCCCGAGAAATTCTGCATACAGGGTCTTTACTGCAGGATTTTCGTGGGATTTCCTGAGAGGCATATCCTTATCAACTTCGTATATCGCCTTTATCCTCTGTTTCCTTATCTCCCGGTCAGTCGGTATCGGCTGGCCGCCACCACCTATGCATCCTCCCGGGCAGCACATTATCTCTATGAAGTGGTATTCCTTCTTGCCTGAACGTACTTCGTCTAAAAGCTCACGGGCATTGGCCAGGCCATGAGCCACTGCCACCCTCACAGGTAATCCCTTCATAACCACCTCCGTCTCTTTAATCCCCTGCATACCCCTTACACTGTGAAAGTCCAGTTCTTCCAGCTCTATCCCAGTATAAACCTCATAGGCGGTCCTCAATGCAGCCTCCATCACACCGCCGGTAGCACCGAATATTGCTCCTGCACCCGTGGATATGCCCAGTGGGTCATCATAGTCCTCCGCAGGAAGGTTAGCAATATCTATACCCATCTCCTTTATCATCCGTGCTACCTCTCTGGTCGTCAGGGCCACATCGATGTCTTTTACTCCGGAGGAATTCATCTCCGGTCTTCCGGCCTCAAACTTCTTAGCTGTACATGGCATGATAGAAACCACAAACATATCCTTCGGGTCTATGCCCAGCTTCTCAGCATAGTATGTCTTAGCCACTGCACCAAACATCTGCTGCGGTGATTTACAAGTAGAAAGGTCATCCAGAAAGTCAGGATAAAAATGTTCACAAAATTTTATCCAGCCGGGGCTGCATGATGTAATCAGTGGAAGCTTGCCTCCATGTTCTATCCTTTCCAGTAACTCTGTCCCTTCTTCCATAATGGTGAGGTCTGCAGCAAAGTCTGTGTCAAATACCCTGTCAAAACCAAGCCTCCTTAATGCTGCCACCATCTGACCCACCACAATGCTTCCCGGAGGCAACCCAAAGGGTTCACCAAGGGATACCCTTATAGCCGGTGCTGTCTGCACTATGGTAAATTTTTTAGGGTCTCTTATAGCCTCCCATACATTATCAGTCTCATCCCTTTCCATAATGGCACCGGTAGGGCATACCAGCGAACATTGGCCACAGTTGGTACATGGCGAATCAGCTATCTTTAAATCAAATGGTGGGGCTATGACTGTATCAAAGCCTCTTTTGCTGGGTGAAAGCACACCAACCTTTTGCACCTCACTGCATACCGTGACGCACCTCCTGCATAGTATGCACTTCCTTGGATCCCTTATTATTGAAGGAGATGTATCATCAATCTCTACATCTTGCATTATACCAGTATATTCAATCTCCCTTATATTAAACTCCTTAGCCAGGTCCTGAAGCTCACAATTGCCATTCTTCCCACATGTAAGGCACTCCATGGGATGGTTGCTCAGTATGAGCTCGAGGATAACCTTCCTGGCCTCGATGAGTTCTGGCGTATGGGTCAGCACCTCCATACCCTCCTGCACCAGTGTACTGCAGGATGGCAACCATCCCTTTGCTCCCTTTACATCCACCAAGCATATCCTGCAGGCGCTGGGTCCCCCCAATTCCTTAAGATAGCAAAGGGTCGGGATACGGACACCAGCCTTTTCTGCTGCCTCCAGTATAGTCGTCTCTTCCTCCACTGTTACCTTTCTTCCATCAATACTTAGATTCACCATTCCTATCCCTCCCTTCTATTTAACATCGCATCTCAGGCATCGAGATGCTTCCTTCACAGCTGCCTCTTCCTCTATGTCAAGCTGGACTTCTTTAAAGCCATACAGCCGCTCATTTAATGGAATCTCCTTCTGTACAAGTCTCTCCATAGGAGTCTCTATTATAGGTGCGGAGAGTACCCTGTCTTTTACCTCTTTAGTGTCCATATAGGCTGTGCCACCCAGATATCTGTCTATAGAGTATGCTGCTTTCTTACCCTGGGCTATGGCCTTGATAACTGTGGAAGGCCCTAAGACTACGTCTCCACCTGCAAATATGCCAGGAATATTGGTCATAAGCTCTTTATCCACATACAAGGCATCGCCCTTATCAGGGCAGTTGAACTCCCTCCTGAGGGCCTCTAAGTCCGGAACCTGGCCAGTGGCCTCTACCACAGCGTCGGCCTTTATGAAAAAGTTGCTTCCCTCTACGGGATAGGTTTTCCTCCTGCCTCTCTCATCGAACTCCCCAGCTCTCATCTTAACGCACTCCACCTCTTCTACCCTGCTCCTCCCCTTGAACCTGACGGGATTTACATAGAACATAAACTCCACGCCCTCAAGTCTTGCCTCATCTATCTCATCCTTGTTGGCAGGCATATCGCTCTCCCCACGCCTGTAGAGGACATATACCTTCTCAAACCCCATCCTTCTTAAACTCCTGGCTGTATCCACGGCTACATTTCCCCCGCCTATAACACAGGCTGAATTGCCTTCTATCCTTTTGCCAAACACATTAAACTCTCTTAAGAACTGCACTCCTGAATATACGCCTACCAGTTCCTCACCAGGTATATTCATCTTCACATCCTTATGGGCACCAATACCGATAAATACAGCATCAAATCCCATCCTTTCCAGGTCTGCCACGGACATATCCTCTCCCAGCCTTGTATTAGTCCTTATCTTTACCCCAAGGTCTGTTATTGCCTTTATCTCCTGATTCAGTATATCCCTCGGCAG from Clostridiales bacterium harbors:
- the ppaX gene encoding pyrophosphatase PpaX, with protein sequence MIRCVLFDYDGTIADTAEIVEKSYGETVKKFTGHNVTRDEFIDVFGKPLSEMMSFYNKDKVEEMTHYYREYFSRYQDTLIRPFPGVVETIKKLKQLEVKTAIVSSRTKSGVEYGVDRFGLNDYIDLVIGLDDTKNNKPHPEPIIKAMGLLDVKAEHTLMVGDSPHDIIAAKEAGVKACVVNWSLFDKEKLQSLNPDYIISEINELIKIIKNKDR
- a CDS encoding zinc ribbon domain-containing protein — encoded protein: MFFVGIFGIQDKEKLIREFDSVICPECGRLSRAELIEYYTYFHFFFIPLFSWNRRYFVRFRCCNSLYAVDEDYAKEIRASVVLDTTRLHRIGRQENVCPNCGSYVNPAFNYCPNCGRRLY
- a CDS encoding NADH-dependent [FeFe] hydrogenase, group A6, with translation MGMVNLSIDGRKVTVEEETTILEAAEKAGVRIPTLCYLKELGGPSACRICLVDVKGAKGWLPSCSTLVQEGMEVLTHTPELIEARKVILELILSNHPMECLTCGKNGNCELQDLAKEFNIREIEYTGIMQDVEIDDTSPSIIRDPRKCILCRRCVTVCSEVQKVGVLSPSKRGFDTVIAPPFDLKIADSPCTNCGQCSLVCPTGAIMERDETDNVWEAIRDPKKFTIVQTAPAIRVSLGEPFGLPPGSIVVGQMVAALRRLGFDRVFDTDFAADLTIMEEGTELLERIEHGGKLPLITSCSPGWIKFCEHFYPDFLDDLSTCKSPQQMFGAVAKTYYAEKLGIDPKDMFVVSIMPCTAKKFEAGRPEMNSSGVKDIDVALTTREVARMIKEMGIDIANLPAEDYDDPLGISTGAGAIFGATGGVMEAALRTAYEVYTGIELEELDFHSVRGMQGIKETEVVMKGLPVRVAVAHGLANARELLDEVRSGKKEYHFIEIMCCPGGCIGGGGQPIPTDREIRKQRIKAIYEVDKDMPLRKSHENPAVKTLYAEFLGKPLSEKSHQLLHTHYISRGIYKV
- a CDS encoding class I SAM-dependent methyltransferase, whose amino-acid sequence is MNIEIDIPYLIDKLPKTDGLMLDVGTGKGVMAENLAKRGYHVVTVEYNEERLQETRQDFEDMGIEKVLFINADAQNLPFLNETFDLVTCYNAVHHFDDYARALNEMERVLKKGGILVVTELNEEGKKIVAERHRQHGRDHNDDMDIYKIRDILTGEKKNVYHFTYFDAVICEK
- a CDS encoding Hsp20/alpha crystallin family protein, whose amino-acid sequence is MRRRDMFPDRRNNLPAFFDDFFSFPYFDDFFDYMRGTIKGARLDVKETENEYVVEVDVPGYNKENINIEIQDDYLVVSGKQEDIVDENNGEYIRKERRMGSFTRTVPIPDNVKLDEITAKYNNGVLSITLPKEKPTPPKGKRINIE